Sequence from the Nymphaea colorata isolate Beijing-Zhang1983 unplaced genomic scaffold, ASM883128v2 scaffold0258, whole genome shotgun sequence genome:
GGCTGCAAGAAGAGGGGATATGGACGTTAAAACCTGAAAAAATGATTTATTGCATTTCTTGTTCTTCAATCATGGATTAATATTGCCATTTTTATTAATATGATGATAAACTATTAACATACAGTGCCTCACTTGAGTAGGAACTGGATTTATTTGAGTGCCTCCTTGACAAGTAGTGTCCAAACGATGTGTGAAAGCTAAACCAATATCTATGCCTCTTCGTCATCATGGAAGAACCACTTTTCTTACATCTCAAGACCTTGATTATGACATATCTTACGAAATGCTATAGTAGTTTATAAATGCGTTCATCTTGCAATCGTCGAACGTAGCTAGAGTCCGAAGCTATATCCTTGATCAAACTGTCTTCTTTTTGTACCATCAATCCGCATACAAAAGCTGCACATTTAATCACTTCTGCGCTTGATTTCGTCATCGCATTCTTTATATTATTATACTTACCTTGAGATCACTATCCTTGACAGTATGTTGAAAAAGTGAAGATTTTTTCCAAGTAAATGGTTTTCCCCATATTCCATAAGCACGATGATAGTCTAAATTTTCATTCAGGCAATCAAATATAGCTTTTTGATGAATGTGAGTACAGTTTCTAAGGAAATTGATTCGTTGTTCATCTCTTTTCTCGTCATCATAGTATTTCGGAAAAGAGAGGCTTTGGACCTTCACAACCTAATTTtcaaagtaaagaaaaatatctgGCTCTAAGACAAGTAAGTCAGCTTATTCAACATCATCACCATAGTCATCCACGGGTTGGTTGTTGTAAAGGCTCAATCTTAGAGATTTGAGAATTTCAACTTATGATGGACCTAAAGGAGTATTGAGTTTTTTCATCATTCTTTCTCTATTGCTCAAAGGAGAGTTATTAATGTAGTTATTACTAAGAACGAATTGACCTATTTGTTCGACGGACTCCTTGACTTTATTCACGTTAGTAGATATGCCaatctttctgttttccttttcattttttttctttttttgtgactGAATATATGCCTTTATTGAGTTTAAAATTCGGTTTGCAGCTTAGTTCTTCTATGATCCTGCAGCATTTggttagttttcattttcaatagCTTCTTGATAAAGTTCAATACATATATCAAGAAAGATGAACTAAAATATGTCTTCTTTATCCTCTTAAGTGAGTTTATGTGAAGCAGCAATAGTTTGATTTTAGGGGACAGGTGGCTATTTTTCCTCCATTTCGATTCTGACAAGACTGCTTATTATCATATTCTCATCTTTTTCTGAAATCCTGCTGTTGGTAATGTCACTGGAGATGGGCATAAAGCCAGGCTCACCATCCATAATCTAAAGATCATTACGCGAATCTGAATTTTCATCAGATAAGCTAGGCTCAACCAAGAGGTGCTCTTATTTAATcaaaaaaccattttctttAGTCAATTTCTTTatgattctttcattttttaactcCTCTAAAGATTCAAACGAATTAGAAGGGACTCTATTTTTAAGAAACAGTTTCTCACTCAAACATTTCATTATcttattctgtttcttgcttttcttagtCTAAATTGCTTTTTAATTGGAACCGGATTATCCTAAGATACGGCTTTCAATTAGATTTCTaatatttttgtattatttCCACATTTTGCCCTTGATCTTGATTAAttagtttttgtaattttactCCCACTGCTCAAGCTCGAAGATTTGATCTCCATTCATACGATAATTATCGACAAGTTCATCTCGGAGGGAGGGAATTTAAAATAACTATTTATTGATTTCTTGGTCGATATTTTCAATGAAATGGCCTCCTTTGTTGTTGGTTTCGCTTTATAAAGGTTGAGTTTGATATTATTCGATTCTTTCTGAGCAGTTTACAATGGCATTTTTATCTTTGGGTGTATTATTCAAGCAAAATGGTGAGCTGTTTTGcgatttcatttttgtttggtGATGAAGCTAGtttttattgtaaaaatttGACGAATTACTAAAGGCGTTCCGATTTTTCTTGCTTCTGAGGGTGTACATGCTTATTACTTTAAGATTCTGAGTCTTCATTTTTGGACCATAAGCTGGAATTGGCGCTTTAATCACTCATGTCAGATTCATCTTTTGGCTAATCAATAATGCACTTAGGCTCTGAAGTTAGTTGAGTATAGTATTATACGATATTTTCGGTGCATTAACCTCCTtagtcaatttcttttttcttgcaaGATCTTGATAGACGTCTTTGAGCTGCTTAAAAGATTAAGATTATTGTTGAGGGGTTAATTATTTGGAAGACTACTTAGCTTGGTAATTTTTGATCTATTCTGACTTTTCGTGCTACTAAACCTCGTTTATCTTCTGTACGTCTACCACTTATTTGCTTATTTATCTGGACCTAATGTTGTTATAATATTCTGAGCTTAGCTTTGTCTTGAGAACTTCACTTTCATCGTAGGCCAAAGCTAACTTCATCATATCGAGCTTAAATCGCTCTAGCTTATCTTGCAAGTTCTCTTCTTTCTGTTTGACTTTTCGATACTAACCATGTGTCGCTCTCGGTTTTTTTCTGCGGTATTTTTAGGGGCTTCCCTTAATATCTGTGAATGTAGAGAAGCCTTTGTAATGCGTATTATATTTTGTCTACTTAGATTGAGTCATATTTGGGAGTCTTTTGTCGAATGACTTTTGCTAGTATTTACTTTTCTTGAACCCTTATCCTGGTAAATTTTGCTTGGTTCGTTATTTGTAAGAATTTTGGATTTTCCACTGATGCTATTGAAGTTGAACTGCAGTGATTCTGATGATTTCTTAACCGGATTGGCTTCATATTGTTCCATCCTAGCACTCATGAGAGAGGACTGATTCAcatcttattcttctttttgcaGTCTGGGTTCGTTTTCTGGTATGGCTAATGTGATATCCATGTTGTTTATCCtgttcaaaaatttctttttaatttttatagctcttttttgcttatttatccTTCGGTCTGCCCTTACAGATTTACCTTTCTGACAGTTCTTTAGGTTGCTCCTCCTTCAGCTGATTCGTTTTAAGCTTTGCGATTCTTGCTATGTTTGCCTCTGGCAGTATTTGGCAATTGTTCAGATTGCATTCTTTAATGATACTTAAGATCTGAAGGTATTTAGTGGTGCAGGATGTTTTTAGGATTAATATTGAAAGAGATGTTTATGTTTAGGGGTGGATTTTTACCCAACGAAGCgatatttttttgctttcctttaCTGCGCATAAGAGTTGATTAATTATAACTTATAACTTAATCATAAATTTTATCTTAACGCATGAAAGATTACAAACTTTCATTGAATTCAAACTCGAACGGCTATGCCTGCTTATGTTTTATTAAAATGACAATATTGAAAGTTGTGAAGGtaatatttctttcaatttttattcGAATTGCATTAATAGGAATAAATATACAGATAATCTAAAGAAAGTCAATCTAACAATTTGATAATAATAACTATTATGAGGTAATCGAAAAATGAAGTTTAATATAACGACTGCATCTTTTGCGAGGAAGACGCAGGAGACGGCATCTTCTTTATGATGAACGATGCCATAAAGGTCAAATACATAGAAAATCCCAAGGAATCGTCCACATCTTATATCGACGCCCTGCTCAGGCTGGAAGGCCCAACTAACCAAGAAGAGGCAGAAGCCGGCTGCAAGTATCGCGAATGGCTTGTGCTCGATGACCAAGATGAATTTCTAAAACGAGAGTACAAAATAGAAGAATTCGGCGGGAAGATCGCTCAGTTGTCTGAGTACTATAAGTTCCACAACGACATTCCGCGTGTGGTGGAACTTAGTGTCGAAAAGATCATGAGCCGCTATTACGATAAAAAACGCGAATACGACTACAAGCGCATCAAAAAGGTCCTCAAAGAAGAGCAAGGCCTAAGCATCACAAGTGTGCAAGACTCCAGTTCAGCCATCTCTGATTCACAGGTTGAACGCAAATCGAGGTATAGTACACTTCTTCATGGAATTTCTCAAGCGAATCTCAACGACCTCTCAGATTCAAAAGTACTCTATGAACTGTGCAAGCAAATTGATAAGGCTATCCCTCAAAGCAAGCATGACAACCTTGTAATAAAGGGATCCTTCCCAGAGGATCGCAATTTCGAGTATTATCTGAAGGCTGAGGAACAGAAACTGAAAGATAAACTCAGATAAAGAAACAAGGTCAGACAGGGAGGAAAGATATTGAAGAAATTTAACTATGATGAATTTTTAAAGAGCCGATAAAAAGCAAGTGAAGACTCGAAAGAGGTAAAACCTACAAAGGAATAGaagaaacctgaaaaagaagGCAAATTTGTTTACaatacaaacataaaaattgaaattcgAAACGCTATGTTCTATTCCGAAGGCCAGCCTCCTCTTCAAATGACCAACCTAGAATATGATCAGGGTAGTAAAGACAATAGATTTAAGAAGAAACCAGCACTTGGGCAAGGTAGCAGTATCAAACCTTACCGTTCTAACCAAAAGATAGCAGCAGAAATTTACAAATCAAGCCAACACGACTTGCGATTAAGAAATCATGCTATTCTTGCTAATCAGCGCGTTACAACGAAGGAAAATGTCAACCTTTCTCgctccaaagaaaaaagaaaatcatcttCCAAGCAGCTTCAACCAGATCTAAAGAAGGGCCTTCATGCCCAATCAGCTCGTAAAATCCTCCACAATAACGAATGGGTTCTCACAAGCAAGCCAGGAAGAAGTCTAAGCACCTCCACTATCAAAAAAAGATCAATATCCACTCATGCTGGAGTGGTAGGATCAAGCTCAACCAAGCGATTAGAGCGTGGACTTATAGAGAAACGGCCAGTTGAAGGAATTTCTCGGTATGGATCGTCATAGTACAAGCCAGTGATGTTGACCGGAAAGGATGGGAAGAGTGTTTCTATTAAATAATTGCTTAGTCGAAAGCTCAAATTCAATATTCAATGATATTTTATCTCTCATAAAAGCATATCAAAGAATGCAAAAAAATATAGGACTATTAATTCAGTAAAACCCATTTTGTAATAAGGATTGAGAATGTGGTTAATTTTTCATAATGAACGAAGCCTTTCTTACAAAGAATTcccattttatttgaaattttacatAATTctatacaaaatataaaaatccaGGGAAAAACTGTTCCAATCGTTACGGGAATGGTCATTAAATTGCGAAGCATGTTCCATTTGTGAGATTATAACCCTGTTGACAGGTGAAGCACTTGGGCCGAAAATAATTTGATCCTTAATAATGAGTGACTAGGCAGTTTGGTCCATTTTATGTGATCGCTAAGAAATGAAGCGTAATAGGCACTACGACTCCAACTACTATCAGAGTTATCAGGACTGCCAATAATGCAGTCAGAAATATCTGAGTGAAAAAGGCTGtactttttttatattaagGTAATACTCCTGCAACCGTAAGTAATCTCGCTATGTTATGGCCCTCTATCTTAGCTCCTTCAGCCGCTGTTTACATGGCAGCTTATTTTCCAATGATCTCATTTCGATTATAAACTATTACAGTCGACAGATAGAATCAGATAGAACGTCACCGTTCGAATGAATCTAAGAGACCACAATTTACGCTTCATTATAGCAATACTAATAGCTTATAGATATGCAAATGTGGGATCAAATCATTTGAGGGCGGCAACGAGTTCATTCAAGGAGATTTTGTTATCGTTAGACTTGTTAATCACTGTAAACAGCTCACTTATTTCTTCTTCGGAAATGTTGAAATTCAGTTTGGTTCTGATAAACTTGGCAAACTCTTCAAAATCAAGCTGGCGGTTGCCATCGCTATCAGCCATCTTAATGATGGTTTAAGGGCTGATGTTCATCCACTTGATGTAACCGACCAACTGACTTAGATTACGAGCAGCACGCTCCTTTTGGAATGTATGAATAGTGGGAGGTTGCTTGTGGGAAGGCATCCTTACGGTAAGGAACTCCAAAAATTCTTGCTTAGAAATCAGGCCGTTTTTGTCATTATCGAAAAGGCGGAAAATTTGAAGCACTTATTCTTTAGTATAGCAAGGAGCAATTGTAACAATGAACTTAGAGAATTCGGCGAAGTCCAAAGATCCACTATGGTTGGCATCGATTTGTTCAAAAATCTTGAGGGGATCGGCTTTTTGGGCCCTTAAGATGGCCACAACTTCATCGATTTTGCGAGACAATACATCTTCTGAGCTTCGGTAGTCTACTTGAAGGAGATTCTTGTCGATAACTGACCAACTAATAACTCCTGTTTTCCCACTCTCCAGACTGTCCAGGTAGTTGAAAAGAGTCGAGGATTCGTGAGTTGTGATGAGAGGATTGATTTCCTTGAGGACAGAAAAGAAAACTCGCTGATCAATAATTTGTTGAGAATACTTAGTCTTGAGTTGTGGCCAATTGATGTTGTATTTTATGATATAAGTCTGCAGTTGGATTAGCATTTTCTTTGTGTAGGGGTCGACTTTGACTTCTTTAACTTCAGATCCAACCTCCTTCTGTTTAATCAATGGGTGTTCAAAGACTTGCTCCCATGACATCCTCTTGTCTTAATCaatgactaaacttttcaaaaggaAGTCTTTGGTGTTCTATCCGATCTTAGCGTTGTAAGGGAAGCTCAAAGACTTATGATAGATTCCGCTGAGATATTCTTCCAAGCTACGACAAGGCCAAGGGGCATATCCGAAGATCATTTCATAAAGCATGAGGCCCAGACTCCATATGTCTGATTTGGCTGTATAGGGTTCGTTTTTCAGCAACTGTGGAGCCATGTAAATGGGAGTTCCGCAAATATCGGTGAGCTTCTTTCGACCTAGGATATCTGCTTTGCATGCGAAACCGAAATCAGCGACCTTATAGTGATGATTCTTGACGAGTGTGTTTGCCGGTTTTATATCACGATGGATGTAACCTTTGTGAACGAGGACATTGAAGCCCATCATGATCTCCTCGAAGATAGCCACACATTCTGGTTCAGTAAATTTGCGTGAGGCAAGTTCTTTACGCAAGTCGGTATCGCAGAGCTCGAGGATCATGTATGTATAATTTTTTCCGATCTTAGCGTCTAGCATCTTGACTGTGTGGTCAGAGTTGACATCCATGGTAATCTGAATTTCGCCTTTGAGAGAGGCCATAAGGGTGGGATCTTGATTGAACTCTTCCATTCTCATCTGCTTGATGGCATAAAATTGTCCGTCTTGGAGGCTCTTGACCTTGAAGACTCTTCCGTAGCTGCCCTCTCCgaggaaaattttatttttccaatcaAACTTGTCGCCAAAAGGAAACTCTTCGTTTGCTTCCATCAAGATATGATAAACTTCTAACTATTATTAGTAAAACTAATATTccttgttttaaataaaaaaaaatttacggAAACTTCAAAAGGTTCTACAATAGGCTGGTAAAGTTGTTCAAAATCTTCTTAAGATTTATTGGCATTTAGTTCGATTACTTATTCAAGGATATATTCAACCCACAATGGTTATTTGATTCGAAGGATATGGCGCATAAATAATCAGGAATATGATGGTTTGGTAACTACTTTGATTGAATCAGGATATATTATTTACATTTATGAACCTTGATATTTTTGATTCCACAAGGCATTGGAGTTACTCTGCTGACGACGAGCTCGCAGAAGTTGAGTTTTCATCATTCGAGAAAGAGGCACGTGAAATTCTTCCAAAGAACTTCTTCGATCGTACGTTTTCCCTCACATAGGTAGCGCCTTACTCGGActatcttttatgaaaagcaCTAGACTGTACAAGGCTCTAAAAACTCTTCCCAAGGGAGTCTTACATAACGTGTTCTTCGATTGCTGTGAAGATGTTGAGTTTGTAAGGTTTTATTTACTTAGTACCGCAATCACGTCGTGGGGGATCAAAATGTATATGTCACTGAGGATTTTGACAGTTTTAGAATCGGTACCAAGGAAGAGGCCTTGAGATATAACTGGGTATCCATGGAGAAGGGGCGCAAGATGTACAAAAAAGAGGAGGATTTCTTGGCAGCCATTTCTAAAATAACAATTTTCGACACAGAAGAGCTAAAGACAGTCTGTAGAGGCAAGGATAATGAAGCATGGAAccttttcgaaaaaaaaagtTCGAACTCCACTGTGTTGATATACTCCAGACACCTCTTCACTGCATATGTGAAGCATATGTTACGCAAATTTATTCGGAACGGCTACCAACGTATTGAATTCCGAGCAGAATTACTAAAACTCTCCCTATACGATGCCCATGGAAAGTTCATCTGCAAATTACCAGAAAACGAGTTCGCTGTAGCCTTCGATGAGGCATTTGCAGAAATTGAAAAGGAGTCTCCTCATTTTACAGTCGGGTTTATCTTTTGCATACGCAAGTCTTGGAGTGAGCAAGAGATTGAGTAACATTTGGAAAAAATCTGTGAGTTAAATTGGGCAAGAACTGTTGGAATTGACTTTGTACAAGAGGAGGATCGGTACGGAAGCTTGTAGAGATATGACCGCATTTTGGAAAAGGTTCTAGCTAAGCACACAGATGTGAGACTATGGAAAGTTTATCACGCAGGCGAAACTAAAAATCATTTATCTCGTAATATTGAGTAGGCAGTGGTTGCAGGAAGTGTTCGCATAGGCCATGGCCTCAATATTTTGCAGAGAGTGGAGTTCCTTCCTTTTTGCAAGCACATTTGCTTTGAAAAATGCCCTATTTCTAACCTTTTGCTCGGCTATACTGGTGACCCTCGTGAATCCTCGGCTCCCATTTTACTTGGTCTTGGCTATGCAGTAAGTATCAACATCGGTGATGCTGGAAAGTTCGGAGTTGATGACGGCACTGCTGACTTCTTTGTCTCATCAGTCTCATATGATTGGACTCTAAAGCATTTAAAGCTGGTTGCCCTGCATTCGATCAATCATGCACTATGCAAAGACCGGCAGCGTagatatattttgaagaaatttaaCTAAAATTGGAATGCTTGGGTGACTGAATTCCTTCATGGCACTCATCGCGATAACCATTAACGCATTCGCAGACTCGATATCTTTACAAGCACTAACAACTGGAAGTACACCAAAGAAGATGAGCTGGCGTAAGAAAAGTTTTAAGAGGTCCGTCGCCGTTAAATTGCCAAGCTTCCCGAAGATTTCTTTCACAGTACTATTTTTGGCATATAGAAACCACGCTCACGCATCTTTAGCATATCCGAAGTAGTGAACTTTATTAGTTCCTTAAGGATATCCGAAGGGTGTTCTGCATCATGATCATTTCGACtgtaatgaagatgaagatttcGTAAGCCATTTCTAATAAAGTATCGCGAACATATCATTACTGATCCGAACATTTATCTGGCAGCCGACAGGAAATCATTCAAAATTGGCCCAGCAGAACAAGCACAAAAGGAAGGATGGGTGAGCTTTAAACAGTTAGCTGATGAGCTGCCTAACCAAAGGAAGGTCGTCAAGTTTGTGTCTAATTTGACAATGTTATCAAGAGAGGAATTGCTTGTAGTTTCTGGAAATCAACATGAATTCTGGGTTCTTTTTGAGGAAAAGATATGCAACTTCTTCATTTTGGTCTTCGCCCTTCACGTCTTTAAGAAATATGTGAGACATGTTCTTCTCAAGTATATCAAGAACGGATACTAACGTGTAGAGTTCCGCGCACTGCTTTGCCAACTTGCAGAATATGATGATAAGGGGAACTTCGTGAAAAATCATGATGAAGGCATGTACATGCAAGCCTTTGACGAGGTTTATAATCAAGTCATTCAAGATCATCCCTCATTTAGCgcttctttcatcttctttggACTGAAGGCCTTGAGTGAAGAGAAAAACTTCTAAATGCTCGACAAAGCATGCTCTTACGAGTGGCCAAGAATGGTTGGCATTGATTTTGTCCAACAAGAAGATCCTTATGGCTCAATGGAACCTTACATTCGTGTGGGAGACAAGATCGTGAAAAAATGGGCTCACCTTGATCTCAAGAAAGTTTACCATGCTGGAGAAACTAAAGATCACCTTAACAGCAATGTTGAGCTGTCTGTCAGATCAGGTAGTGTGCGAATTGGGCATGGACTAAATATCGTCAAGCGAATTTAATATCTTAACCAATGTCGTCACATCTGCTTTGAGCTAAACCCGATCTCCAACCTACTTACTGGTGGTATGACTGACATCCGTATGTCAACTGCGCCCCTTCTGTTGGGATTAGGATATGCTGTCTCTATAAGCTCAGACGATCCTGGAAAATTCGGCTATGAAGACACCACAGTTGATTATTTCGCATCTACAGTTTCCTTCAACTGGAGCCTTAGACATCTGAAGCTGATTGCTTATCACTCTATCAATCACGCTATCGTTACTGAGGGCGATCGCATCAAGATCTTGGAGTCATTCGAAGCTAAATGGACTAGCTGGATTAATCGACTCTTGGAACGCGAACTCAGGGAAGGAGCTCAATGGCCAAAGAGAGTTGGTGCTCCTTACGATGAGGAGTCAAAATATGAAGAAACTTTAGCCCGAAGAGCCCCAATTTTCGCTTCCAGAGTTAACAGCATTGAAGAATGATAAATAAAAGAATCCATATTATGAAAAAGAATAAAGATTATAGTTAACGCTTTAATAATTAGATAGTCAGCATCATTTTTATGAAGAATTCGGTTGCTTGGTAATCCTTTTGATAAATTCTTCTAGATCTTTTTCACACTTCACAACGTAGATTAAGTaccctttcttcctccaatattgcTCTGCATCTCTTTGCATGTCGATCTGCTTATAGTTCAGGAAGTGATTCGGTTCATTTTAATAATTACGGAATAGCACAATTGTAGGTTGATCGTTGTTAATAGTCACTTTTAAATCTGCGAGATGAGGCAGCTCAAGATAGTTGGCAACAACTTCAACTCCACTACTTTTATTGAATTTCAAGAAGGTTTATATCTGAATGCGTAGATAATCTTTCTGCTTTTCAAAGCGACGCATTGCTTGATAATGAAGGCTTTTGGCTGCACAGTTTCCAATATTTGGCAAACCATACACTTCTTGGCTGAAGGGAATGATTGCTCGATTGAGCTCAATCATATCAAGGTGCTCTTGATAGTAATATGAAAAGATAGgcttttcagtttcttttactATTTTTGTTAATTGGGCATGGTAAAGTCGCTTGATAGCCTCTAAATCTCTGTTTTGAATAGGGAAACTCTTTGGATTTGCCTTCTCCATAAGCTAGATGAAATTGTGAAGCACTCCTGGATAAGCAAATCGTTGCTTGAGCGTATTGTAAAAGAGAGTAGATCCTATCGACTTGCTTAGGAATTGCTGAATAAAATTAGTAGCCTCTTGTGGGGTTTGCTTTTTAAGATTATCGTAGTAGTGGTTTGCAAGTTAAAGGAGTGTACACATACGGGCATGAGGGTTATGACGCCAGTTGGAGAGATGATCAAGCTTAAGATTGTAACGATGATTAGAATTCTTCAGTTAGTCCATCAACTGCCCATGCTGGCGGTTCAAATTTCGAATACTTAACTGTGAGCACAAGCCATCAATTTTTCGCCTTTCTAATGTTCCAGCTGTGATATTCTGAATCCCTGTCCGGATAAAATAGATATGGTGACTGAAGGATGATGCAGTTAAGAAGGACTAAGAAGTTGCGTCAGATTAGGCAAGTAGATACCAAACGCTTGGATCAAAGagttcgcttgatagctttgcTGCAGTATCAAGTTGTTCCTTAGTTGGCTTATTTGCTATTTTAGAATAGATGAGAAACCTCTTAGCCAAGCTAATTTCACGAGTCACTTGATGTATATGATGTAAGTGGCCCCTATTCCGCTCCAACTTCTACTTTTGCTGCAGCaaatatttcataaacttaTCAGCAAAAAC
This genomic interval carries:
- the LOC116268402 gene encoding serine/threonine-protein kinase ATG1c, which produces MEANEEFPFGDKFDWKNKIFLGEGSYGRVFKVKSLQDGQFYAIKQMRMEEFNQDPTLMASLKGEIQITMDVNSDHTVKMLDAKIGKNYTYMILELCDTDLRKELASRKFTEPECVAIFEEIMMGFNVLVHKGYIHRDIKPANTLVKNHHYKVADFGFACKADILGRKKLTDICGTPIYMAPQLLKNEPYTAKSDIWSLGLMLYEMIFGYAPWPCRSLEEYLSGIYHKSLSFPYNAKIG